The genomic segment AAGTTGAATGCGCAAGGAAAGTTCAATCGGCGTTGACGCGAAACGCATCGCGTTTGACGCCGCCATATTTGCGGCTAGAATCGGCCCGCTGTGCGCTTCCCAATTTATGCGGAGCGAATGCATTAGCGGCAGGTTGCGCGAGCGCGTAATCGCGTGAGCGCATTGAATTCCGATCGCAAATCACAGGGAGGGCTGTGCGATGCCGTGGATTTATAGCCAACAGACTGGCCGGATCTATCACGATGGGAGCTTCGTCGGGCTAGGTTACGCAGGTCGAGGCGCGGGAAAGAACAATCCCGCAGCGCAAACGCAGGAAGGAGTCGGGCCACTGCCGCGCGGCACCTACACGATCGGACCACCGTTCACGCATCAGCATGCTGGCGTCTACACGATGCGGCTTACCCCGCAACCAGGGACGGTGACCTTCGGCCGATCCGGGTTCATGTTGCACGGGGACAGTCTCGACCATCCAGGTCAGGCATCGGACGGGTGCATCGTCCAGAATCTCAGCGTCCGCCGGCGTGTCTGGGAAAGTGGCGATCGTAGGCTTGAGGTGACGCAATGAAGGCCGTCGTCCTCTCTGCCGCCCTACTCCTGATCGCACCCGCCCTTTCGCTCGCGACGTCGCCCGGGCAATGCGTCAGCTGGCCACGAAATATCGCCGAGGTGAAGCTGAAAAACGCTGGAATTACCGATCCCCAAAAGCTCGACGAATCCAAAACGCGAGCCACCCGCATTGCATCACAGGCGATCGGCAAAGACCTGTACCGCGACGTCTATTCCATCACCTTCTACGAGAAGTCCGGAAGGGAGATCCAGGTGATCACCGCAAGCGAAGCGTCCTCGTCGGAGTGTTCGATGGGCAGCGTGGACGTCTACGTGGTCTCGCAAAAGCTCGCGGACGAGTGATTGTTTCCGGCTGGGCGCCCTACCCCCGCGCGGCACCAGATTGCGCCCGCTCGCGGGTGCCCCCATTAACCCCTTTGAAGAACGGAAAAACTTTTGATGGCACGTTACAAAGAGCTACTCGATCAAAAACGTGATCTGGAACAGCGCATCGAGGCGGCTCGACGCGCCGAAGCGGCAGCAGAACTCGAAAGGGTTCGCCAGACGATCGCCGAATTTGGTTTTACGCCCGAGCAGGTGTTCAGGAAGTACCGTAAAGGCGCCGGCGTGCCCGCCGAACCGAAATACCGTAATGCGGCAACGGGTGAGACGTGGAGCGGCCGCGGTCGCACGCCGCGTTGGCTCGCCGGCCAGGATCCAGAGTCTTTCCGGATCAAGGAATGACCGACGGCACGCGAGCTGCGGGTCGCAGACGAATCTATCTCGCTGGTTTTGACGTTTTCCGGATCGATGCGGTGGACTATGGTCGCTCGTTGCAGCGACTCTGCGCGCGGTTTGGATTCGAAGGGGTCTTCCCGCTCGACGCGAGCGCGCCTCCGGGTTTAGAGCAAGCGGACCTCGCCGCCTGGATCTGTCGTGCGAATCTCGCGGCAATAAGAGCCGCCGACATGGTGATGGCCAATGTGGCGGACTTCCGGGGCGTTGGAGAGCCTGACTGTGGCACGGCGTTTGAGATGGGCTTCGCTGCAGCGCTCGGAAAAGAAATCTGGGGCTATCGAGATCACGATAGACCCCTGCTGCGGCATGTACCGTCTACGATAACGCCGGCGGGCCGGGTGTGTGAAAAGGGGTATCTGGTCGAAGATTTCGGGCTGCCGGTGAACCTGATGCTTGCGTGTAGTGCGCGCATCATCGCCGGCGGACCACAGGCGTGTCTGAGCGCGATCGCGCAAGCGTGGGGGAGCGATAGCACCCCTTCCCCTTATAGACCGACTGGCGAATCGCAGATTCGCGTCGCGTAGGGGGCAACGCAAATTCAGTATATAAGGTGGCTCAAATGGAAGCTCCCTCACCGTGGCTGACCCAGCCGCGAGAGGCTTATCACGACTGGCAGGTTAATGAAGCAGCGGGGGCTGACCGGCGCGCCTTCTCGCAGCGCTCTATCGTCCAGCACGTCGCCATGTTTGATCGGCTACTACGCTTTCTGACCCAGCATCACACGACGTTGGCTACCTTCGGCCCGGACCATCTCGGCGCGTTTTTTGAGGACGTGGAGAAGCGCTGTGAGCCCGGAACGACCACCCGTCTGCGCTACTTCAAACTGGTCGACCGGCTTTGCCGGCATTTGGTAGAAATAGGTTTGCGCGAAGCAAATCCGGCGGCATCGTTCGCGGAACAGGCGTGGCCCGAGGCCGAGCCAATTCCGCTCTTTCTTGACGCGGCCGCCGACGCCGCGCTGCAGGCATACGTCCAGGACCTGGCCAGTGACGACACGCGCGCAGCGCGGAGCCGGGCGGTGGTTGCGCTCCTGCTTGGCACCGGTATCACCGCCGTCGAATGTCGGCTGGCTTGCGCTGGCGACGTCACGCTGATCGGTGAGCGGCCGGAGATTCGCGTGCCAAAACGTGGACCACGGCTCGAGCGTGTCGTGGCCCTCCCACCATTCAGTCTGCCGGCGTTACTCGCATGGCAGAACCATCGTCCGGTATCAGCCCGCGAACTCCTCTTCGTTGGGCCGCAAACGCCTGACCGTCCCGTCAACGATGCTTTGTTGGGGACGATCGTCCGCGACGCACTTGACGCGATCGGCTTTGTGGCGCCCGACATGAGCCCGCGCGTCCTGCGCAACACGTTCGCGCGGCGTGCGCTACTCGCTGGAAAGAGTAATGCGGACGTGACCCGATTGCTGGGCCTGGCGAGCCAGCGCACAGCAATCCGCATGCGCGCGACGCTGCCACGAACCTGATCACTGCGGCGGTGAAGACGCTGCCGCTCTTGACTTTACTTCGTACTCCATAGGCTGGTTTCACCTGCCCGTCCGGGCGGGACAACCTATGGAGTCTGATATGAGTTATCAAGGTGATTTCCACGACATCGTCTACCCCGATGAACACGGAAAGCCGTGTGTGCTGCAATACCGGATCGCGTTTTCAAACACGCCCGAATTGCTCGCTGTGCTGCATCTGCGGCAGCTCGATCCCGCCTTCGCGAGTCCGGTTGCATCGCCCACGATCCGCGATCAGGTTCTGAATCGCGTCATCGGCGACCAGTTCGCTGGCATCCCCGTCAACGCGATCCGCGTCGCGATCGAGGACGTGACCGGAGTGTACGAGTTCGAGCTGGAGTTCGACCTGCACGACTATCTGCTACAAGGGCGTCCCTATGACGCCACGCCGGTACTCGCCGGCGGCGGTCGTGTTCGGGAGGAGATCTCGATCAGTTCCGACCGGATAATCGCAGGCAGCGTTCGGGTCCACACGACGCACGCATCTCCCACGGCGCCTTCACCGGAGGTCGCCGGCGCAATCGCCTGACGTTGCGCGTGCAGCACGCCTCTAGGTAAATCGATGACGGCGCGACTGGAGACCGCGCCGTTTTATTGAAGCTTTACCCGGTAAGCCGAGCAAAGCATTGAGTGACACTGTCGTTCTCGGCGGCTTGACACCATGCGCTTTCCGGTAGGGTGAAGTCGTCCCGATACACACCGCACATCATGAATACCACAGTCCTGAACCCGACCGATGAGCAGCTCTTCGCGATTGACGCTGCGGCCGCCGGCGACCATTTGAAACTGAAAGCATACGCGGGTGCGACAAAGACTTCGACGTTGACGATGATAGCCAACCGGCTGTCGGCGAAGCGCGGCAAGTATCTGGCGTTCAACCGGGATATCGTCGCGGACGCCAAGCGAAAATTCCCGTCCAACGTGTCGACGCAGACATGGCACTCGCTGGCCTATTCAGCGAGCGATCCCGGGATTACCGCGCGCCTGAATCTGGCCAAGGAGCCACCGCACCATCTGGCGGCTCGCTACGGGTTGGGCCCGATCAAGGTCCCGACAGTCATCGGCAGATCTGTCGAGCTTTCGGCGTTCCAGGTAGGACGGATGGTCGGCGACGGCAGCGCGAGATTCTGTCGGTCCGCGCAGAGCGCCCCGGAGGCATGGCATATTCCAGTCGACGAAAAGATCGAGGAGGCGGCAGCGGAGGATCTGCGCGCCTTGCTCCTGCCTCACGTCACACGGCACTGGGAGGAGAGTGCCGATCCGCGGGGTCGCACAGCCATCACGCCTGACGTCTATCTGAAATTGTGGGAACGCTCCCGGCCGAATATCGGTGCGGATTTCATTTTGATCGACGAGGCGCAGGACAGCGACGGGCTGATGCTGTCCGTGCTGCGCCGACAGCAACACGCGCAGGTCATCTATGCGGGCGATCCGTATCAGCAGATCTATGAATGGCGCGGTGCCGTCAACGCGATGGAGCACATCCAGGCGCGACAGTGCGCTCTGACAATGTCGTTTCGCTTCGGCCGCACGTTCGCAGCGCTGGCGTCACGAATCCTCCAGCTGTTCGGTGAGACGGTGCCGGTGCGTGGGCGCCCGGGCGTGGAATCGGTGCTGATCGAAGATCCCGCAGCGCGGCCAGAAGTCGACGCGGTGCTGTGCCGGAAGAACGTCACCGTGATGGGCGTGCTGGCAAACGGTCTGGCAGCTGGTCATCGCGTCGCGGTGCGTGCGAA from the Paraburkholderia sp. D15 genome contains:
- a CDS encoding tlde1 domain-containing protein; amino-acid sequence: MPWIYSQQTGRIYHDGSFVGLGYAGRGAGKNNPAAQTQEGVGPLPRGTYTIGPPFTHQHAGVYTMRLTPQPGTVTFGRSGFMLHGDSLDHPGQASDGCIVQNLSVRRRVWESGDRRLEVTQ
- a CDS encoding H-NS histone family protein codes for the protein MARYKELLDQKRDLEQRIEAARRAEAAAELERVRQTIAEFGFTPEQVFRKYRKGAGVPAEPKYRNAATGETWSGRGRTPRWLAGQDPESFRIKE
- a CDS encoding nucleoside 2-deoxyribosyltransferase; its protein translation is MTDGTRAAGRRRIYLAGFDVFRIDAVDYGRSLQRLCARFGFEGVFPLDASAPPGLEQADLAAWICRANLAAIRAADMVMANVADFRGVGEPDCGTAFEMGFAAALGKEIWGYRDHDRPLLRHVPSTITPAGRVCEKGYLVEDFGLPVNLMLACSARIIAGGPQACLSAIAQAWGSDSTPSPYRPTGESQIRVA
- a CDS encoding tyrosine-type recombinase/integrase, with product MEAPSPWLTQPREAYHDWQVNEAAGADRRAFSQRSIVQHVAMFDRLLRFLTQHHTTLATFGPDHLGAFFEDVEKRCEPGTTTRLRYFKLVDRLCRHLVEIGLREANPAASFAEQAWPEAEPIPLFLDAAADAALQAYVQDLASDDTRAARSRAVVALLLGTGITAVECRLACAGDVTLIGERPEIRVPKRGPRLERVVALPPFSLPALLAWQNHRPVSARELLFVGPQTPDRPVNDALLGTIVRDALDAIGFVAPDMSPRVLRNTFARRALLAGKSNADVTRLLGLASQRTAIRMRATLPRT
- a CDS encoding 3'-5' exonuclease, whose amino-acid sequence is MNTTVLNPTDEQLFAIDAAAAGDHLKLKAYAGATKTSTLTMIANRLSAKRGKYLAFNRDIVADAKRKFPSNVSTQTWHSLAYSASDPGITARLNLAKEPPHHLAARYGLGPIKVPTVIGRSVELSAFQVGRMVGDGSARFCRSAQSAPEAWHIPVDEKIEEAAAEDLRALLLPHVTRHWEESADPRGRTAITPDVYLKLWERSRPNIGADFILIDEAQDSDGLMLSVLRRQQHAQVIYAGDPYQQIYEWRGAVNAMEHIQARQCALTMSFRFGRTFAALASRILQLFGETVPVRGRPGVESVLIEDPAARPEVDAVLCRKNVTVMGVLANGLAAGHRVAVRANTEEILAFADGADRLMHGQRAYRPTSLALFESWRDVQEYARGQAGRDLLPIVQLIDNHGTDFLRELLARVSSEKEADYVVSTVHRAKGLEWDRVRVAGDFRFRNEDDGRTTLADDEARLAYVALTRARVLLDVSELKHDLLKVFEDARPVFR